A section of the Brachyhypopomus gauderio isolate BG-103 chromosome 13, BGAUD_0.2, whole genome shotgun sequence genome encodes:
- the dipk2ab gene encoding divergent protein kinase domain 2Ab, which translates to MLRFLPLKPSRLYRCLKLLVAVGLSVVLLMNTHTILAPFQKNELTDRRFLALNKCPACFGTSWCRKFLNGQVSFEAWGRLRLLDVFNVKNVFFAQYGEPREGTRRVVLKRLGSNQELADIDQKICKRATGRPRCDLVQAMYKTEFARLNGDVRLLTPDVVEGWSDMVHCPSQRLLDRIVRRYAETKDSGSFLLKNLKDTERMQLLMTLAFNPEPLVLQSFPSDEGWPFAKYLGACGRTVAVNYVGEELWSFYNAPWEKRVDLAKQLMDIAEQLTNNDFDFALYLLDVSFDNFAVGPRDGKVIVVDAENVVVADKRLIKQNKPENYDIWYESKFEECDKEACLSFSKDMLCTRVTVDHNYYAVCQNLLSRYASWRGSRGGLLHDPPAHIAKGGQLEAMLEECANPKKRHGRFAAAKELREYLTQLSGATSRCWLARPEHAQYGSWEDWHTATQEGPTFIPLRLKLVLGHWIT; encoded by the exons ATGCTGCGTTTCCTGCCCCTCAAACCGAGCCGCCTGTACCGTTGCCTGAAGCTGTTGGTGGCGGTGGGCTTGTCCGTGGTTCTGCTGATGAACACGCACACTATCCTCGCCCCCTTCCAGAAGAACGAGCTGACCGACCGGCGATTCCTGGCGCTCAACAAGTGCCCCGCCTGCTTCGGCACCAGCTGGTGCCGTAAGTTCCTGAACGGCCAGGTGTCCTTCGAGGCGTGGGGCCGCCTGCGCCTGCTCGACGTCTTCAACGTGAAGAACGTCTTCTTCGCCCAGTACGGCGAGCCACGCGAGGGCACCCGCCGCGTGGTCCTCAAACGCCTGGGCTCCAACCAGGAGCTGGCCGACATCGACCAGAAGATCTGCAAGAGGGCGACGGGGAGGCCGCGCTGCGACCTGGTCCAGGCCATGTACAAGACGGAGTTCGCCCGGCTCAACGGCGACGTGCGCCTCCTCACCCCGGACGTGGTGGAGGGCTGGTCGGACATGGTCCACTGCCCCTCCCAGAGACTGCTGGACCGAATAGTGAGGAGGTACGCCGAGACCAAGGATTCCGGAAGCTTCCTTCTGAAGAACCTCAAAGACACGGAGCGCATGCAGCTGCTCATGACGCTGGCCTTCAACCCCGAGCCGCTGGTCCTGCAG AGTTTCCCTTCAGACGAGGGCTGGCCCTTTGCCAAGTACCTGGGTGCGTGCGGCCGCACGGTGGCGGTGAACTACGTGGGCGAGGAGCTGTGGAGCTTCTACAACGCTCCGTGGGAGAAGCGCGTGGACCTGGCCAAGCAGCTGATGGACATCGCTGAGCAGCTCACCAACAACGACTTCGACTTCGCCCTCTACCTGCTCGACGTCAGCTTCGACAACTTCGCCGTCGGTCCCCGCGACGGCAAGGTCATCGTCGTGGACGCCGAGAACGTGGTGGTGGCCGACAAGAGGCTTATCAAACAGA ATAAGCCGGAGAACTACGACATCTGGTACGAGAGCAAGTTTGAAGAGTGCGACAAGGAGGCgtgtctctccttctccaaAGACATGCTGTGCACGAGAGTCACTGTGGACCACAACTACTACGCCGTCTGCCAGAACCTGCTGTCTCGTTACGCCTCGTGGAGGGGCAGCCGCGGGGGTCTGCTGCACGACCCGCCCGCCCACATCGCCAAGGGCGGGCAGCTGGAGGCCATGCTGGAGGAGTGCGCCAATCCCAAAAAGCGCCACGGACGCTTCGCCGCTGCCAAAGAGCTGCGCGAGTACCTCACCCAGCTCAGTGGCGCCACCTCCAG ATGTTGGCTGGCAAGACCTGAGCACGCTCAGTACGGCAGCTGGGAGGATTGGCACACAGCAACTCAGGAGGGACCCACCTTCATCCCTCTCCGCCTCAAACTCGTCTTGGGTCATTGGATCACATGA